The Cotesia glomerata isolate CgM1 linkage group LG9, MPM_Cglom_v2.3, whole genome shotgun sequence region aggCATCTATTAAGACTTCTAAATTTGGACCAACCCTTGTTATCATAAGTACAAAACCGAGTAATGGTTACGTTTTGGGATTCCGCGTGGATCCAGTACAAAAATTACATACTCTTAATAAAGAAATTCAGACTCTTAAAATATCTTATGGTAAAAGTCCAATCTTTGGCGTTGAATATACTTTCGAGTACCAGGTATCCTAATCGattgaatttcatttttggtcaatttaatttaaatattaaataatgaaatcaaattgatttttaggGCGTCATCGAACCTGAAGTAAAGGAAGAGGTCACTAAAGAAATACAGGATAGCAACGATGAAATTTCTAATGTATTTGGTTTATATTTTGCTGATGACGGAACAAAACAACATCAACCTAAACTTGATTCATATTTAGGGCTTGCAGCTGAAGAACCCAGACCGGGAATTTCTTTACAAAGTTTATGGGAACTAATACCTGGCAATCCATAAAaagtgacattttttattttatttctttgttCTCATTGACATCATTTGGATCaagtattaatattttcttataaGTGGgaacagaataaaaaatttataatttataatataaatactcaATTACTACAAGGGCTTATACAAACTTAtacaaatttaacatttaagagttcaataatttaagtttaggaaatattcaacatttttgtcttaaattatttaatgaaattgtccaaataaaaaaaattgtttttaacgATCTCTTCTCGATTGAAAACGAGAGTCAAATTCATGCAGATAACCATGAATTCTAGCGGCTTCTTCGGTTAATTCTGTGATGAATCTCTTATTTCTGTTGATAAGTATCGTGCTACCAGTAGTATTATTGCCAAAATTCTTCATCAGCATCTAGAAAATAATCGAGAATAAAAGTTCGAAATGATCAATTTGTCACGATACTCATACAACTGTATAAATTGATCTAaacgtattttattattaccatAA contains the following coding sequences:
- the LOC123272184 gene encoding Bardet-Biedl syndrome 5 protein homolog is translated as MNRVLVILILLIIASSSNGEYHPLLKGWPKSFIDGTMASIKTSKFGPTLVIISTKPSNGYVLGFRVDPVQKLHTLNKEIQTLKISYGKSPIFGVEYTFEYQGVIEPEVKEEVTKEIQDSNDEISNVFGLYFADDGTKQHQPKLDSYLGLAAEEPRPGISLQSLWELIPGNP